A portion of the Gorilla gorilla gorilla isolate KB3781 chromosome X, NHGRI_mGorGor1-v2.1_pri, whole genome shotgun sequence genome contains these proteins:
- the LOC129530028 gene encoding homeobox protein ESX1-like, translating into MGSQPRSSHEDTGDPGLGFLFHELQEGDNAKAVGTLVIEAGGDEEKKIRSKPEQGAGAEEESHFCAGAADPTIKDNQKRGGGDQEPSQQQPEASSPGLLRGGATTPILAASLQPQCVQQVAPEGARQHFPTL; encoded by the exons ATGGGGTCCcagcccagatccagccacgaaGACACAGGCGACCCCGGCCTGGGTTTCCTGTTCCATGAGCTCCAGGAAGGCGACA ATGCGAAGGCTGTAGGGACTTTGGTGATTGAAGCTGGAGGAGACGAGGAGAAGAAAATACGGTCCAAACCCGAGCAGGGAGCTGGAGCAGAAGAAGAAAGTCACTTCTGTGCGGGAGCTGCCGACCCCACGATCAAGGATAACCAGAAGCGCGGCGGTGGCGACCAGGAGCCCTCGCAGCAGCAGCCTGAGGCTTCCAGCCCAGGACTCCTCCGCGGAGGAGCCACAACCCCAATATTAGCGGCGTCTCTTCAGCCCCAGTGCGTTCAGCAGGTTGCACCTGAAGGAGCTAGACAGCATTTTCCCACGCTCTGA
- the LOC109024718 gene encoding uncharacterized protein yields MSEHQKEQTPDTSPLRGHSTFENCVRPEVHAPELGPGARGPQRRIRGDARLRRPRSQVAFQPRSGHEDTGDLGLGFLFDELQKEDDAKDIETSVIEAGGDDEKKIRTKPEQGAGAGKESHVYAGAADPMIHENQKGGGGHQEPWQQQPEELAQDSSPEDPQPQDQERLFSPSAKQLAICMDVSEAEVEASKPDESNWADGKLKVPVTGTFCNRLDLCPLIGCDKQPIRMIAGYHFLYMRWTPSGQWETSRGYLDLRRFCIWGLEC; encoded by the exons GCGTCCGACCCGAAGTCCACGCGCCGGAACTCGGACCAGGAGCCAGAGGACCCCAGCGCAGAATCCGCGGAGACGCACGGCTTCGTCGACCGCGCTCCCAGGTGGCGTTCCAGCCCAGATCCGGCCACGAAGACACCGGCGACCTCGGCCTGGGTTTCCTGTTCGATGAGCTCCAGAAAGAAGACG ATGCGAAGGATATAGAGACTTCAGTGATTGAAGCTGGAGGAGACGATGAGAAGAAAATACGGACCAAACCCGAgcagggagcaggagcaggaaaAGAAAGTCACGTGTACGCGGGAGCTGCGGACCCCATGATCCACGAGAACCAGAAGGGCGGTGGTGGCCACCAGGAGCCCTGGCAGCAGCAGCCTGAGGAGTTGGCCCAGGACTCCTCCCCTGAGGATCCGCAACCCCAAGATCAGGAGCGTCTATTCAGCCCCAGCGC aaagcaACTGGCAATATGCATGGATGTGAGTGAAGCCGAAGTGGAAGCCAGTAAGCCTGATGAAAGCAATTG GGCCGATGGGAAATTGAAAGTACCTGTGACTGGTACTTTTTGCAACCGTTTGGACCTTTGC cctctgattggttgtgACAAGCAACCAATCAGAATGATTGCAGGCTACCACTTCCTTTACATGAGGTGGACACCAAGTGGCCAGTGGGAAACCTCTAGGGGGTACTTGGACCTGAGAAGATTCTGTATCTGGGGCCTTGAATGCTGA